CGCCACGCGTCATCGGTGTCCGCCACGCGTCGGGCCGAGCGTGAACCATGCGGAGCGGGCCTTCTTCCACTCCGGGTGGTCGAGGTCCTTGGCTTCCCTGCCGTCGCCGTACAGGTCGGCGGAGCCGCTGTCGGTGATCAGTTGCACGCGGGCCCCGGGCACCCTCAGGTCGGGCACGTTCACCACGACCTCCCACCCCCCGGGATCGGTGGTGGGCAGGTCCACCCGCTTACGCGGGGCGTGCCCGGGGACTCCGTCCCACTGGTACAGCGCGTACGGGTCGGAGTTGTCGTCGGCGGCCCACGAGCCGGCCAGGATCAGGTACTGGTTCGCCGCGTTCCTGCGGATGTCGCGGATCGCGAGGCCACCGAGGTCCATCTCGATCGGCTCGCCGAAGACCGGCGCGGCCGTGCCCGCGACCACCCGGTCCATGTTGGTGACGGGTACGACGAGCGCCTTGCCGCCCGGCACGGCCGGGGCGAGCGGCGCCCGGAATCCGAGATAGGCGGTGGTGGTGGAGCCCGGCGCGAACTCCAGCCCCTCGATGTTGAAGCCGTCGATCCGCTTGGGGACCTGCCCGTTCGCCGTGCCGGCCGCGAAGCCGAAGCGGTGGCCGTGCGCGGTGTCCCAGGCGATCAGGTCCTCGCGCAGGCCGTGGTGGGCGCTGCCGAAGGTGACCTCGGTGCCGGCGCCGGATCCGGTGATCGTCGTGGTGAAGACCGTGTTCCGCTCCGCCTTGTACTTGCCGTCCTTGTTGTTGCCCAGCGAGCCCGTCCAGTAGACGGTGTCGCCCACCCGGGCCGCCGCCTCGATGTCGACCTCCTTCTTCAGGCCGAGCGAGGGGCCGAGGTCCCAGGTCCTGACCGGCGCGCCGGTGCGGGAGCGGTCGTACAGGCGCAGGACGTTGGACTCGTCGTCGGCCACCAGCACGTGTCCGCCGCCCACGTCCACGGCGGCCGAGGCGTCCGAGGACCCGGTGAGGTAGCGGGTCGTGGGCGCGCCGCCGACCCGCGCCGAGGCGGCGTAGGCCAGGGTGGCCGTCGCGGTCTTCCCACCGCGTCCGGTGACCTGGAGCATCAGGTCGGTGTACCCCTGGCCCCGCGGGCGCACCGTCAGGCTGCGGTCGCCCGAGGGGGTCCGCTGCTGCCGTACGTCCCCCACGGCGGCCACCGCGGGGTTGCTGGAGGACAGCACCCGCAGCCGCAGGAAGCCGGCCGGCACCCCGGGCTGCTCGACGTCCACCGTCACGGCGGGGTCGCCGTACGCGCCCACGGCCCCGGTGAGGTGCGTGGCGGAGAGCGAGATCGTCGGATCGGCGTACCCGACGGCGTGCGCGGGCGCTGTCAGCCCCGCGACGAGGAGGGCCGCGGCCCCGGCGACGCCGAGGGCGCCCGCACGGCGCGCCGGCGATGGGCGAACGGTCACAGATGGTCCTCTCGACTGCTGCGCCACGGCATGAGCGTGGCGGCCATGGAGAAGATTCGGCCACCGCGGCCAACTTCCGGTGCACACCGCCCGACGGCCGGACGAACAGGCCGAGGAGCGGACGTCGCGGGAGGACGGACGACAGGAGGACGACACGCGTCACGGCCCGCGTCACGACACGCGTCACGACTCGCGTCACGGCCCGCTCCGCCTCCCGCCCGGCCGTGCCCGAGCCCGTCCGCCCGGGCCCCGCGAGGGCCCGAACGGCAGGAGGGGCCCCCGGCACCGTGCCGGGGGCCCCTCCTCACACACGTCGACTCAGACGTTGAAACCGAGTGCGCGCAGCTGCTCACGGCCGTCATCCGTGATCTTGTCCGGGCCCCACGGGGGCATCCAGACCCAGTTGATGCGAAGTTCGTTGACGATGCCTTCCGTCGCCGACTTCGCCTGGTCCTCGATGACGTCCGTCAGCGGGCAGGCCGCCGAGGTGAGCGTCATGTCGAGGGTGGCGATGTTCGCGTCGTCGACGTGGATGCCGTAGATCAGGCCCAGGTTCACGACGTCGATGCCCAGCTCGGGGTCGACCACGTCGTAGAGGGCCTCGCGGACCTCTTCCTCGCTGGCCGGCTTGATCGACGCCTCGGGCGTCGCGTTCTCGGTCATGCCGTCTTCCTCTCCGCGTCGCCCAGGGCCTGGGCGGTCGCGTCCTTCCACGCCATCCAGCTCAGCAGAGCACACTTCACGCGGGCGGGAAACTTGGCGACACCGGCGAACGCGACCGCGTCCTCCAGTACCTCTTCCATGGCCTCGTCGGGCTCGATCTTGCCCTTGGACTGCATCAGCTCCAGGAAGGTCTCCTGGATCCGACGCGCGTCGGCGAGGTCCTTGCCGACCAGCAGCTCGTTCAGCACGGACGCGCTGGCCTGGCTGATGGAGCAGCCCTGGCCCTCGTACGAGACGTCGGTGAGCGTCTCGCCGTCGTACTTCACGCGCAGCGTGATCTCGTCACCGCACGTGGGGTTGACGTGGTGCACCTCGGCGTCGCCGTCGCGCAGGCCACGCCCGTGCGGGTGCTTGTAGTGGTCCAGGATCAGTTCCTGGTACATCGAATCCAGCTTCACTGCGTCCTCGTCCGCCTTCGTCGCTATCCGAAGAAGTTCCGTACGTGCTCCAGCCCGTCGATCAGCGCGTCGACCTCGGCCGGAGAGGAGTACAGGTAGAAAGACGCCCGCGTGGTCGCGGGAATTCCGTAGCGCAGGCAGACGGGGCGCGCGCAGTGGTGTCCCACGCGGACCGCGATGCCCTGCTCGTCCAGCACCTGGCCGACGTCGTGCGGGTGGATGTCACCCAGCGTGAAGGAGATGGCGGCGCCGCGGTCCTCGGCCGTGGTGGGGCCGATGATCCGCAGGTCGGGCACCTCCAGGAGGCGCTTGACGGCGTACTCCGTGATCGCGTGCTCGTGCGCGGCGATCTTGTCCATGCCGATCGCGCTCAGGTAGTCCACGGCCGCGCCGAGGCCGACGGCCTGGGCGATCGGGGGCGTACCCGCCTCGAACTTGTGCGGGGCCGGGGCGTAGGTCGAGGCGTGCATCGACACGGTCTCGATCATCTCGCCGCCACCGAGGAACGGCGGGAGGTCCTCCAGGAGCTCCTGCCGGCCCCACAGGACGCCGATGCCGGTCGGGCCGCACATCTTGTGGCCGGTGAAGGCCACGAAGTCGGCGCCGAGCGCCTGTACGTCCAGCGGCATGTGCGGGGCGGCCTGCGAGGCGTCGATCAGCACCAGCGCGCCGACCTCCTGCGCGCGCCGGACGATCGCCTCGGTCGGGTTGACCGTGCCCATGATGTTGGAGACCAGCGTGAAGGAGACGATCTTCGTCTTCTCCGTGATGACCTCTTCGATGTTGGACAGGTCGAGCCGGCCGTCGTCGGTGAGGCCGAACCACTTCAGCTTCGCGCCCGTGCGCTGCGAGAGCAGCTGCCACGGGACGATGTTGGAGTGGTGCTCCATCTCCGTGATGGCGATCTCGGTCTCGCGGTCGACCCGGTAGGGCTCGTCCGCCCAGCCGAGCATGTTCGCGACCAGGTTGAGCGACTCCGAGGCGTTCTTGGTGAAGATCACCTCGTCGCGGCTCGGTGCGTTGATGAAGGCGGCGACCTTGTCGCGGGCGCCCTCGTACAGCGCCGTGGCCTCCTCTGCGAGCACGTGCACGCCGCGGTGGACGTTGGCGTTGTGCTGCTCGTAGTACTCGTTCAACGCGTCGAGCACCTGGCGCGGCTTCTGCGAGGTCGCAGCGTTGTCCAGGTAAACGATCTTCTTCCCGTCGTGGACCACACGATCCAGAAGGGGGAAGTCCTTGCGGATCGCCTCGATGTCGAGGAGGCCAGGCAGCTGTGTCACGCGGTCGCGCCACCCTTCACGTACTTGTCGTAACCCTCGGCCTCCAGCTGGTCCGCCAGCTCGGCGCCGCCGGACTCGGCGATCCGGCCGTTCGCGAACACGTGCACGAAGTCGGGCTTGATGTAGCGCAGGATGCGCGTGTAGTGGGTGATCAGCAGGGTGCCGACCTCGCCGCTCTCACGGACCCGGTTGACGCCCTCGGAGACGACGCGCAGGGCGTCGACGTCCAGGCCGGAGTCGGTCTCGTCGAGGATCGCGATCTTCGGCTTGAGGAGCTCCAGCTGGAGGATCTCGTGGCGCTTCTTCTCGCCGCCGGAGAAGCCCTCGTTGACGTTGCGCTCGGCGAAGGCCGTGTCCATCTGGAGCTGCTCCATGGCGGACTTGACCTCCTTCACCCAGGTGCGCAGCTTGGGCGCCTCACCGCGGATGGCGGTGGCCGAGGTGCGCAGGAAGTTGGAGACCGAGACGCCGGGGACCTCGACCGGGTACTGCATGGCGAGGAACAGGCCGGCGCGGGCGCGCTCGTCGACGGACATCTCCAGGACGTCTTCGCCGTCGAGGGTGACGGTGCCACCGGTGATCGTGTACTTCGGGTGACCGGCCAGCGAGTAGGCCAGCGTGGACTTGCCGGAGCCGTTCGGACCCATGATGGCGTGCGTCTCACCCTGCTTGACGGTGAGGTCGACGCCCTTGAGGATCTCGCGGGCGCCGTGCTCGGCCTCGACGGAGACGTGCAGGTCGTGGATTTCAAGCGTTGCCATGGATACCTCA
This region of Streptomyces sp. NBC_00513 genomic DNA includes:
- a CDS encoding metal-sulfur cluster assembly factor, whose amino-acid sequence is MTENATPEASIKPASEEEVREALYDVVDPELGIDVVNLGLIYGIHVDDANIATLDMTLTSAACPLTDVIEDQAKSATEGIVNELRINWVWMPPWGPDKITDDGREQLRALGFNV
- the sufU gene encoding Fe-S cluster assembly sulfur transfer protein SufU, whose amino-acid sequence is MKLDSMYQELILDHYKHPHGRGLRDGDAEVHHVNPTCGDEITLRVKYDGETLTDVSYEGQGCSISQASASVLNELLVGKDLADARRIQETFLELMQSKGKIEPDEAMEEVLEDAVAFAGVAKFPARVKCALLSWMAWKDATAQALGDAERKTA
- a CDS encoding cysteine desulfurase; translated protein: MTQLPGLLDIEAIRKDFPLLDRVVHDGKKIVYLDNAATSQKPRQVLDALNEYYEQHNANVHRGVHVLAEEATALYEGARDKVAAFINAPSRDEVIFTKNASESLNLVANMLGWADEPYRVDRETEIAITEMEHHSNIVPWQLLSQRTGAKLKWFGLTDDGRLDLSNIEEVITEKTKIVSFTLVSNIMGTVNPTEAIVRRAQEVGALVLIDASQAAPHMPLDVQALGADFVAFTGHKMCGPTGIGVLWGRQELLEDLPPFLGGGEMIETVSMHASTYAPAPHKFEAGTPPIAQAVGLGAAVDYLSAIGMDKIAAHEHAITEYAVKRLLEVPDLRIIGPTTAEDRGAAISFTLGDIHPHDVGQVLDEQGIAVRVGHHCARPVCLRYGIPATTRASFYLYSSPAEVDALIDGLEHVRNFFG
- the sufC gene encoding Fe-S cluster assembly ATPase SufC translates to MATLEIHDLHVSVEAEHGAREILKGVDLTVKQGETHAIMGPNGSGKSTLAYSLAGHPKYTITGGTVTLDGEDVLEMSVDERARAGLFLAMQYPVEVPGVSVSNFLRTSATAIRGEAPKLRTWVKEVKSAMEQLQMDTAFAERNVNEGFSGGEKKRHEILQLELLKPKIAILDETDSGLDVDALRVVSEGVNRVRESGEVGTLLITHYTRILRYIKPDFVHVFANGRIAESGGAELADQLEAEGYDKYVKGGATA